The sequence below is a genomic window from Melospiza georgiana isolate bMelGeo1 chromosome 6, bMelGeo1.pri, whole genome shotgun sequence.
TGTGTTTTTCAGTTAACACAAGACACTTTTGGGTCCATTTAAACTGGAGAAATCTCACAAGCAATGTCAAAGTCAGCCACTCAGAGGGAATGAGAGATCTGAAGAATGGGTTGGAAAGCCAACAGCCTCAGCTAGAGCATGCTTTTCTTATAGAGCCATCCATTTCTAGTCGATTTGTAAACCTATTTCTTTCCCAGATGAAATAAGAAAAACGACCAAAACATGTTGTATTTGAAGAAGAGAAATATGACTCTTTTCCAGGCCTTTGCAGGAGTCAAATAACCACAGATATTTTTTGTCTCCTGGCCAAATGACAGAGCACAAGTCAGGAATCTAATGTATAGAACTATTGAGTTAATATTATGGCTTTCCATTAAGAAGGCTTGGAAATGTTTGagtgaaatgcatttttttgttttgctttgactTTCATGTTTTGCGGTCTCCTAGTAGGAAGCACTACAATTAAATCCACCCCATTCCAGAAGCCAGGTTGTCTAGCAGTGTTTCAGCCCCTCTAATGCTTAAAGCCTATTAACTGTCTCTTGGAATTCATCTACATGCCAAAAAAGGTTATCAGCCTGTGCACCCTTTGTGCAGGTACCTTTTCTCCAGGGGAAGGATCTGGGCATCCATTGTAAGCTGCCACCTGCACTGACATCTCCTTCCTTACAGTTCCATCCGGGTGGAAGCTCCAGGATTCCCAGGGCTGTCTCAGTAGGCGCTCTGGTTTTGGCTCTGAAGGAAGAGCCCACCTTTAGAGCAGAGACCAAGAGCACTCAGCACTTACCTGAGCTGTGTGCCTCCCAGCATGCCCTGCCCACGCCAAGTGCTGCGCCACATCCAGTGTGACACTCCCAGAGTCATTTACATGGCCCTGGCAATGTCCCCTCCTCACCAGATCGGCTCACAGGAGCTCGTGGGTCCCGAggggccctgggctgctgctgagcataGGTGATTCTGCTGCCAGTAACTCATTCTGATATGCCAGGAGTTTGCAGGGGGCATTTGAGGTTACCAGTGCTCTTTGAAGGTTGTGGGAGAGCACTGCTTTGAGGCATTTATCTATCACACAGATTTCCTGAGCCTAGAGGTTATTGTGATTAGCAGGCTATGAGGATCTTGGCCATGGCACCTTCCTAGCTGCCAAGTTCCCGATGGCTATAGAAGCCATATTTTCTTCCCCAATTAATCACCAAGTTCTTCAAAAACTGAGAAATTCACATAGTATTTTCCAGAAATATATGTTAATTACTAATTGTGTGACAACTAGTAGActatcagaaaacaaaattaaatacatgACACcatagaattgtttgggtttgggttagaagggaccttgaagatcatctagttcccAACCCACGCTGTGGGCaaggacactttccactataCCAGGTTTtctcagggccccatccagccAGGCCATTGACACTACcagggcatccacaacttctcagGGCAAACCAATTCAGTGCCTTACCAACATCACAGTAAAAATTCCAtcttaatatctaatctaaccTACTTTCTTTCAATTTGAAGTCATTCCTCCTTGTcgtgtcactccaggcccttgtaaaaagtccctctccatctttcttgcagGGTCTCTTCAGGTACTGCAAGGCTGCAATTAGGTAACCCcaaagccttcttttctccaggctgaagaatTCCAATTCTCTCAGCATTTCTTCAGAGGAGAGGTGTTTCATCCTTATTTTATGCATTTAACGCAAGAGTATTAGTTGGTCTTTCCAGCAGAATATGTAATTTGTTTTCAGCCCATGACATTTCAGGCTGTTGCTTCTGTAATGTGCTTTTAGATTCTCCCTAGTGGATGCTGTACAACAGTGGGAGCAATGACAGACCTCTGCACTGGCACTAACCACTGGCTGTTGGAAATATGCAGTTTTCTTTTATACCTCAAGCATACTATTTCTCTCTCTGCCACCACAACAATATACAGTTTCCTGATTTTGCTTGTTCCTTCTTTTATTATCTTTAACACTACTCAAAATTGCCTCTGGTTTTCTTCCAATGTCTGTTGAACTTCACATAATTTGTAGATAACAGTTAAATCTATCTCCACCATGGGTTAGTCTGGGTTTCTGACCTccttatttacatttttagcCTTTGTTTCCCTTCTGGTTCCTAAATATGACAATAAATACAGTTTACTACTATTTCCACgctgcttgttttccttttctccttatTTCAATGTGTGCTGTTCCAAAGTTTCTGCAATGTTGGCAATTCTTTTTCTGTGGCTGCTAACCTACAAGAGAAGACTGCTTTCAGCCTTTACAGAGACTGCTTTGATCCACCCCATCCCTGATTTCCCTCAGGGtctgcacaggcagggctgaggctgaggTTGCAAGCACTCCCACATCTCATCTGTGTGTAGACACCAGTGCAGGCTGCATTGGGAGGTGTCCCTTGCACTTTGTCCCTCATGTGGCTCAtcaccccagctccagcctccagcagtgcccctgCACTGAAGGGGCCCATCACAGTACTTGcatgcaacagcagcagcagctcttgaCTAGCGAGGATAAAAGTCCTTCCCTGGTTACTCTGAGGTTTCTTGCTCACAACACTCACAGCCAGAGAGCCaaccaagaaacaaaaacccaTGGAAGAAGAAGCAAAAAAGAGGCAGACTGGAAGAAGAAACACTCTCCTGAGCAAACCATGACTGCAGTGGGTTTGTGACAACCTAAATGCTGACATTTTTGGGTGGGGGAGGGTTGTGCAATCCTTCTGGGCTCATTATTGACTACACAAATTTGCTGCACATTTGAAGTGAAAGGCATGCCCTGTTTTTTTGccaaaatggaaagaaaaccaAGGCAAGACATGTACGGTTCCTGCACTTGTCTGAAGATGGTTCCTTAACAAGATATTTTCTGGTCATCCAGTTCTTAAATCAGCTTTATTTTTGTCTATCCACTTTCAAACGAGTTAAGAGGCAAGGCTACTTCTCAAAGTGAGATGTGATTGGCAAAATAGCACTCAGATATTTTTTCCTACTAACAAACAGAGATTATTGATCTGAGGTCCATGATGAACAGCAAACAGGGTCTCTTGATATTTGCCTACAGAGTTATTTGTCATTGCAAATCTGGACTTTGACAGCTCATCCTGAGTTAGTCCTGAGATTTGGCAAGAAGTTTGAAATGATCTTCTGTAGAATAAATTTATCTGTATTTCACCTAGACCAAGTCCTTATATGTTTAGAGGCATGAAGACAACTACTTGTTACTAAATACTGTTATGAATAAGAAACTTTTGTCATTGATTTATGTGATTTTGAGGAGGTTAGAAAAGGTACAAATATGAATTCCCAGTCTGCTTTTAGTCTATAACAGTAATCCACTGCTAACATTTAGAAAAGTgacttctgaaatattttctgtatttttatgtgTGTTTATGATAGCTTAAACCAAGTTAACAGTCCCCAGGAAAGCTCTGCAGTTCCTACTGAGAAAGTGCAAACTTTCTGGAGTTATAATTTGcattcctccttttttctaCCACAATCTGTCAAGTCTGGAAAGTGAATATCGAAGGCGGCATCAGTAGAAACAAGAAATGACAGTGACAACAAATCTATGAAAAGGAAACTGGTGCTGTGTCATAGACTACTCCATCAGGCTTTTATCTTGAGGTGTTAGCAACAATTGTTCTATTATTAGGATAAAACAAAAGTCTTTTTTCTGCTATGCATTCCTTCCTTAGTAGAGTTTAAATTACCTGTACAGCAAAGCAGCCTTCTTGTCTCCATGCCAGGGCTTCTGCTgaggaggagacagaggaaAGCAAGTTAAACCAGATGCACTCATCAGCCCTTTCCATTGGTGGTGTCCTCCATCTCAGTCACTGATCCTACAGTTTCATGCCATGCTTGCTTACAAAACATAAAGGAATTAATGAAAATTCACTCCAATATTAAAGAAATCTGCATCTAAGTGTATTCATCAAGGGTTAGTGGATTACACAGACAGGAATTAAAATTTGCACCTCATTCTTCCTGTTTCTCCTTTCACATGCACACCCTGTGACTGTACAGCAATACCTACATCAATTGGAGACTTTGAACCAGCTGAATACTCCACAAGAGCACATCAGAAAGGGCTTCTTACAAAACTGGTGAAAAGTGACTTGTATTTCATTAACACTGCATGCTGTATTCAGGTGTAGGCTGTGGGAAACCCTAGTGACTTTTggacaagaaaaataatttttatgttgTAAGGGATTAATAAGGTTTCTACGGATAATGGTTGAAAGATGAGCACTAGCACAGGATGGTATGCATACATAAGTGTTTCAGTGGATCACAGGAGTTCAGCCAGTGATGTGCATAAGTCAGTCATTTTTCTGAGGGTTTACAATTTTCCCAATGAAGAGGACAGTGTGGGTGAACTTATCCAGAATCAGCAGGAGGAATGGTCTGTTGAATCTGACCCGAGGCGGGCGAGGAAAATCCCCAGATCTCCAGGTAATCTCCTTCACCGTGGCCCCGGCCGCCTCAGTGCCGTTCTCATGAACATTCAGCACGGCCCTGTGGATCACCTGCAAGGAACAAAGCAAACAGCCTCCAGCTGACCATCCAGCAAGAGGAGAGCAGCCTGCCACCCTCTTCACTTTGGCCAGGCAAAgggagccctgcctggagcaagaccaagcagcagcagcatctgggaGGTCATCCCCAGTTGCTCCCGTTCCCACCGCAGCACCAACAGCCATCACACCACCCAAGCCATCCTCCTTCACTGGTTCTGCAGAGTAACCCTCAAACTGCAGGCAGCCAAAGAGCACTCACGATGACTGATGACAAGAAAATCTGGAAGCAAAGAAACCTGGTAATTTAGCCGAGACTCAATTTTGTCTTTGGCAGCTTTATGTATTATTGTGAATTTACCCTGTCATCTAGCtgaagaaaataactttttgaGAACACTAGAAGGGCAGGAATAACAGCCCTTTGCCCTGTGTAGGAAGAATTAGAGGAAATTTTACCAAACCTAATGCTCTACATTTAGATAATTTTGTTTAGTAGCCAAAAGAACATTTAATTATATGTATGTTttcatcctcatcctccaaCCATGCCTTTCTAACCCCTTGTAAGCATGTTTGGCTTCAGGTTTATGACAGACAGGGCTTTCTTTGCTTCCAGATTGGCAGCTATTGGAGAATGAGTGATGCTTCAGAGAGACTGGGATAAGCTTTTCATGGAATATTATTGTCAGGTTCCTGGGAACAGGCAAATCCTGTGGCTGCTTTCACACGCAGACTTACTTTTGAAACCGTCAGTCCAGGCTCCTCAGTAATCCCTGAGAGATCAGCTTGTTCAGTAAACAGATTGACCATACCCATTTGTTTGACTATATTTTTCACATCATAAGTAccagaaatagaaaattttgGAATGTGCAGATGTATTTTTCTGTAACAAACAACACAAATAGGGACAAATCATCATCTAGGCAACATTCCTCAATGACTTCAGTATACTGACACTTCACATTGGTTTTTCTAAGTATTTACAGCCTTCTCTAAGGGTTCAGATAGCACTTCTGATCAGGTTAGCTACTTAATGTGGAGGATTGGATAGAATAAGCCTGTGCtagctcctgcctctgcagtAGGGTTCGAGGAGTGGGGTGGAGACACAGCTATATCAACTCAGAGGCAAACAGAGCTACTACTGCCAGGTAGGAGGGCTTTTTAAAATGATTGTAGCTAGCTGACCTAAGGCTGCTCAAATATACAGCAGGGCCTTGGCCACCACAGAAATAGCTGCAGTAATGGTGAATTAATCCACTTTTACACAGAATGCCCTCAACAGATACTCCATTGCAGTTTCCCAGTGCCTGCTTGAAACAAAGGTCTGTTGACCTCATCAGGGTGCTAAGTAATTTTTAGTTGAATCAGGAACTTAACCCAAGATTAATCCCGAACTTAACCCAAGATTAATCCCAAGATCAATGACCTATTTGTTCACTAGCCATagctctttttaattttcattttccagctaAGAAAAGGGAAGTCCATCATAGAGTCAAGTAAGTCTATACATTAAGTGTATAGAGTTCAGTCAAATAACCTGTCCTTTGATGTTTTGTCTTGGTGAGATAATCACAACTAATCTGTAATATGGTCACCTCTCACCTTAGCAAAAAGTCTCACCTGTCTTGGAGGGACTTTTCCCATTTAGTTACAGTTCTTTTCAAGAGGGCATCTTCTACCTGCTTCATCTTCCCTTCatcaggcaaaacaaataatgcTGCAACATCTCCATTGTAAGGAACCTGAACCAGCCAACAGGACAGCTCTTCATCAAAGTAATTTCTGTAGTAACCCTTTCGATACATCATGTCAACTTTTACAGATGTTTTCTGATccacaaaaaaatcctcctgtttTGTCAGTGCTGTACTGAAGGGTTTCTTCCAATGGGCTtatgacaaaaagaaaatgtgttcaGTGGAATACAAGGAGGAATGGTCACAGTGAATAAAACAGGATGTGGTTCCACAGCCTTCCTTTCATTAGAGTAAATATTCTTTTCATGTTACTGCATCCTCAGGTGTTACAGCATTGCGTATGTATTTTTTTAGGTCCTTAAAGACAATTACAGACAGATAATACTGAAAACACCACCTTCACTACAGCATGAGTCTATGATCACATGCAAAATTACTGAATTCAATAAAGatatttgatttaaaatttcattaaagcaggtgaggaaatatttttactggCAACAAATATACATGGGTTTATAGCTATACCTTCCAGATATTGAACATGATTTCctctatttaaaatatttaatttttttctcttttcattttctgtaataAGAATTATCTTTGCACCCTTTGATATATCTTACCTTTAAAGAAGACATAGTTAACAAGAACCATTACAGTCAGAGGATCAAGATTTTCCACTAGTTTAACTATTTTCCCATTTGTCTTTTCCTCAATATAACTGTTGATCTGACTCTCAGCACCAACAGAGTTGTTAAAGTCAGTAGAAAAAACTTCAGATTCGTAAAAGCTTTTGACATCATCAAAGAACTTCTGTACTGGTTTTAGTGTTTCTTCTATAAAAAGGGCATTGCCCAGGCTCAGCTGGAACTCACTATCTGAATGGTTCAGCATGTGGAGGAGTTGGCAAAAACCTTCATGTATTTCCTGTTCCTGAGTCTTTTTCAGGTTAAAGGCAAGCCCTTCCAAAATCTGTGTCAGTGTCACAGCCTTGGCACCAAGTGCCAGCATTGCAAAGGAAGCAGAGATGCTTATgggtgaaaagaaaatatttttgtccatTGCTTCAGATGCAACCAGCTtgtaaaaggaaaatgcaaagtCAGCATTGCTGAAAACTAGTTTGACAAAGGTTTTGTTCTTAAGTGGAGAAGCTTCTTCCCACTGAGAATTACGTCCTGGGTAATATGTCCCTTTAGCATCATCCTGCTTATTATGGTAGCGAGGATGCTGTTGATGCAGGGCAACAGTATGCAAACCAACTAGCAATAAACACAAGGAGAAAGTggtcttcatttttctttcagctgtttCTGCAAAAGAAATAGACATGCAAAACATGTCATGGAAATTAATTTGTTCATACCATGTCCTCCAGTAAAGTAAAATGATGCTCTCAGAACACACCAGTTCTCCAAAGCCCCCCACACTTATAATTCGCATTTCTGATGCATGTCAGTGTTCCCTGGAAAGAATACAACTCCACTATTGATATTTTTTGTCTAGTTCTCTTTCAAAAGAGgtaatttaaaacttttaaaagtttattaactTTAATATTAgcatattcttttaaaaattttaaataactgGAAGCTTATGACCTTTTCCCAAGAGTAACTGGCATGAGTGGGTTTTGCACTCAGTACTGCATGAAGGTTACTGCAGCTCTGTTAGTCTTCCTCAATTCATCAAATAATTGGAGAATTTAATCTgtgttaaataaaaatgtgataTATGCATAGATCATACTATCCAGAACCAAAATTACAAAATACTCTTACAGTTCCTTCAAAGGTGAAAGACTAGATCACTACTCTTTGTGGTATAAAAGTCTATAGTAATTTCTATTGTTTCTAAATGcaatttttactttattatgGGAAGTATCTTCCTTAGTATCCATTCTTTCTGGCTTTTGAaatgtattgatttttttcataagAGGTATATTCCCTATTTACATGTACAAAGGCACCACTCCCAGGCAACGACCCCCTCAAAAGGAAGTACAAGAGATCTAAAGGAAAACTAAAAGGGTACTTACATTGCTACAGCCTGGTCTTGTCTGCCCATTCTTCTCTTCAATACCATTAAACAGAGTTAATGAGAGCATTCTGTTAATCATTAATCAGTTCAAATAAAAGTTGCCAGTGAGGATGCCAGTGAGGGTGCATGACATTGGCtattttggacaatttttccaACCCAGACAAATGCTGGGTGATGGGGCTGCAGACACGAAGGAATGGAGCAGACACTGTATCTCTGTTGCTTCCATGcttgtggattgacaggagggacctgctgctgtgggtgtttGGCAAGGGAGCCACAGCCATACCTTTCGtggctggagctgacagctgtgacTTGGTGTGAGGGCCACCCCTTGCTTGGGTCTGCCTGAGCCAGCACAAAGGATCACGGTGTCCCTGCCAAAATGCCTTCTTTGATTCGTTCTGGGGGCACTGCCCATGCCACAACCTCTCTGGCAGGATTTCAAAACTGGGTTTGGATTTAGAAAGTCCTTCTGCCTTACTATATACCTTAGTCACAACTTTCAACACCATGTTTGAtggtttgggggattttcttATGCAGAGCAGACCATGTGTGTTTGGTTCACAGTCTCCAAGTTTCTTAGGAAAATAACACGTGACATTATCACTCTAGTGGGACATTTGCAATCAATAAAGTTGTTTACTCATTGCTGTTGGCCATCACCTGTGACTGAGTGTTTGGGGAACTGGGGAAGAGTTTTCACCTGGCTTTGtagaaaacacaacaaaaccacTACTGCTAAGAAGCAGCACCGACTGCAAAGAGAGACATGGTCAGAAACAgatattttgtttccttgggaTAATCTTCTGCATCATATGCACCTGAAATGGACACTAGGAGGACACAGAACAGGTTGCCAATTCACCTTTCATCCAGTACTAAAGAAGACATGCTGGCATCACTGGATGATATTCAGGGTTGAATATAATATATGAACAAATCACTGCAGGAGAACCTAAGGCAGAAAATGAACTTTTTTAAACAGATCTGGTTGCCAGCATATCCCTATCTGCAAGTTCCTAGGCATTTGATTTCTGAGCAGGAGTCCCAGACAATATCAGATATTGAAATGCCCCACATGAGGTGTTCAACATCTCTGGATGAGAGCACACTGGTGGGGAGCTGCGCTTAGGAAGCTGAGCTGAAGGCAATGCTGTAAAGGGAACTGGATTTTCTTCCCCTCAATCTCAAATCAAGGCTCTTGTCCTGTGGTTGTTTTATATGGCTGCATAGTCAAGCAGCGAAACAGGACAGGGCAtacccttttattttttaattcagcagAGTTAATCTTTTTGCACTCTTACCTAGGGGCTGGAACACCTGATCACTTGATCTGGTTACAATACCCTCAAACCATTCTACTTGAGACCATCAGACCACTTGGCTCATATGTGGGCTGCAAGAGGTTGAGGAGGAAGTGAGGGGACAGGTAATTAACAGCTTTCCTTCTGAGGGTCTTCTGCTTAAAGAtcaaatgaaatataaaactACTTATGGGACGTGTGTAGATAATTTTGCATGAATTACTGTATTTGTTTTCCCCTATCTGTGAAAGACATGTATGTGAATGCACACACTTCTAAGTATTCATAGGAGTGGAAAAAGATCATCCAGTAAATGTGATTTGTTAATGTAATAATGCACGCACAAGTCTGGTTGACAGAAAACTTGGGTTGCCCTCTGACAACAATTCAAAtagaagaagaaacaaaggCCCTAGGAATTGTTTCTGAATGTGATAACTGATTGATGAAGATGTGGAATTGTTAATAATTCTAATCATAGCAGTGTGTGAGTAGTTCTGCCAAAGAGAATCATTACCTTTGTTAAATCTGAACAGAACCTGTGGCTAATAATATGTGGCATAATTAATACATTATGatttgaactgaaaaaaaaatgctatctCAAATTGCTTGTGATATTTTGATAACATATAAATAACAGGATTTGATATATGATAATATATAAATGATAtgataatatataaataataacctcaaaacattttaaagaactTTGAAGAATTACACATTTGGTAGATTTTATATgcaattgttttaaaatttttttctgaaagctaGTAAAAATTAGTGTGCTCTTTTCCATCCTGGTATGAAGTAATGTAAAGGGGCATTTTCTCTTCTGATGACAGACTGTCTGAGAGAGTTAACGTCTCTCAGCCTGATTATTTACAGCCTAATCAACTTATTTAATTGTCTtacttttattaatttaataatttcatttacatCTGAAAGTGATTCTcaggtttaaaatatttttacatcaCTTAATAttagaatgggaaaaaattcaAATCACACATTTTCGTCATGCATGGAGAACACTTTCTGGGGAGAGTGCCAATGTAGTGGAAGGACAAAACATGTTGCTTTCTGGAGCCCTTAACAGGGAGTCTGTCCATCTAACCAGGTAAACACAGCTATTTTCCAACCTTTCCTATTATATTAGCTCAATTTTCACTCAATAGGAAAAGCCTAAGTGCAAGAGATTGTTGAGAGGTTATTCTGTCTCTTTGGGTTGGTCCTAAACATTCTCCACAAAAAGTTCTCTCAGCCCAGGTCTGTCATTCAGGAGCGCACCAGGAGGACATGCTCGAGGAACAAATAAAAGTTGCTTCACccttcatcatcctcacagCATTTAAAACGCAAAAATTAATCCCTTCTTCTTTGCGTCAAAAAAAGCCTTTACAATGGAAGATGAACTTACTGTGGAGGAACCTCCATATTCTCTCCTGTAAGTTCTCATTCCCAAcccttccccattccccatctgCCTCCAACAAGGGCCCTACATGTGCACCTTGGTCCTGCTTTTCTACCAGCAGTCTGGGCTTCCTGGAAAAGGGGTTGATAGCAGGTGTTACTCCTGTGAAATATATAACAGACACAACATGAAATGGAAAAGCACTGTATGCAATATCTACCCAGGAAATTTGTGGTTTGTAGGCTGCATTGTGTATAgagttagggaaaaaaaagccttacTGATCATTGGAAATTTGTGTCAGGAACACATGAGGAGCAAGCAGTGTGCTGGTGCACCTTTGGAATTGCAGCATCACCCTGCAATGTGCCACTCCACATACACTGCCTGTGGGTGCAGATCCATCTCTTTTTACTGGCATAGAACTTGGCTCCTATGTGCTTCGTGGGATGGTCTGTGGCTCTGGCATCCAATGTGATAATGTAACACAGTCTCTCTTTGCCCAGTCTCTGCCATAAAtaagttttgccttttttatacCTGCTAAGTTGTCTCTTTTACAGGCTGAAAACCTTTCACCTCCAACAGGAGCCGTTCCAGACCTTAGATTAACCTTACAATTTTTTCTGAAGATTTAATAGTTCTCTGTTATTATAGGACCATGTGTGGATGGTCCAGAAATTTAGATAACTTGCTATGtgatttgctctttttttctttcccagtaatttctaatatttaatTTGCCTTCTTTTCCACTACTGAGCTGATCTCTGTATGTACCACCACCAGAACACCAAACCATCAATCCTGTGTGACAGCAGTCAGTTCAAGTGCAGTATTTTGCCAAACCTGCAGCTAAAACTGAGCAAGAAAATCAAAGCCACAAAGCCCCTATCAACACAATAACAAGCCAGAAAAATACTGTTGTTTCTGGTTTGAAAATGAGTCAGAATTTGTCATGTCCATTCCTTTGCTTTACCAGGAGATGGTGGCGCAGGGCTCCTTTTCCTATAATCCCCAGAACTCGAGGCTCCATGCATAACAGTTCTACTTGCAGATAATGTAGAAGAATCACACTGAAAGCTTGGCTTCTTGCAAGAATCTCACTCATAGCTGGTGTactgaaatatttgcattttaccAGTTGAATTTGCCCTATGGACCTTTTTCTCTTGGTCTTAAAGAGCCCTTCTTATGCAAATAACTTTTAGAATAATAAGTTCACCAGAATATAAAAGTTC
It includes:
- the LOC131084629 gene encoding alpha-1-antitrypsin-like; protein product: MKTTFSLCLLLVGLHTVALHQQHPRYHNKQDDAKGTYYPGRNSQWEEASPLKNKTFVKLVFSNADFAFSFYKLVASEAMDKNIFFSPISISASFAMLALGAKAVTLTQILEGLAFNLKKTQEQEIHEGFCQLLHMLNHSDSEFQLSLGNALFIEETLKPVQKFFDDVKSFYESEVFSTDFNNSVGAESQINSYIEEKTNGKIVKLVENLDPLTVMVLVNYVFFKAHWKKPFSTALTKQEDFFVDQKTSVKVDMMYRKGYYRNYFDEELSCWLVQVPYNGDVAALFVLPDEGKMKQVEDALLKRTVTKWEKSLQDRKIHLHIPKFSISGTYDVKNIVKQMGMVNLFTEQADLSGITEEPGLTVSKVIHRAVLNVHENGTEAAGATVKEITWRSGDFPRPPRVRFNRPFLLLILDKFTHTVLFIGKIVNPQKND